TTACCCTTTTTCTTTTGGCAAATTGCAATTTCAAAATAAAATGCAGCTTTATCCGTTTCAGAGGCACAAGCCAATGCTTTTTCAAATATTGCTATAGCATCGTCCCACTTGTAATTAACCATAGCCCTTAAGCCATCTCTTAATAATAGCTGCTTTTTTATGTCAGCCCGTTCCGGAAGTCCATCAAGATATATCAAACCTTTTGAAATATACTCCACTTGTTTTTGTAATTTTCTTATCTCAGCTATGTTTTCTTCGTTACTTGCCCTTATTTCTTCAGTATCTTCCTTAATCTCCTTAGCATCTTTTTTTGAGGCACTACGTTTATAAAAGAGTACCGCAATTAAAAAAGAAATAGCTATTGCAGCATAAAATAAATTCATTTTATAAATCGCTTCTTTTCATTTACATTTATGAATAATACATCCAAACCCTAATAAAAGTCAACGCGGAATCTTGGTTTTGTTGCTATTTTATTTTGGGCCCGGTTTCCGCCGCGCAGGTGGAACGAACCCAACCCCTACCCCTTCCCGCTACGGGAAGGGGTATAAAAGTTCCCTCTCCGTTGCGGGGAGGGATCAAGGGAGGGGTCGCCCCGCCGGGGGCGGTCAAACCTGCCGGGCATGCATGTAGGGACACGGCATACCGTGTCCCTACGGTATTAGGCCAGGCACGGGCCTGGATTCCTGTTCCCCGCCTTCGCGAGGACAAGCTTCGCAGGAATGACACATTAGTCGGGCATGTGGGTCAGGGCGAACGGCCGTTCGCCCCTACGATATATGGCCAACAAAAAGCCCCTTCCCTCATGGGGAAGGGGCTGGGGTTAGGTCGCCCCGTCAGGGGCGGTCTCTTATTTCCCCGCTATATTCACATCCTTGAACATCACCGCCGGAGTGACAAAACTCCCCCGCGACACCACCATCTCCTGGTCGTCGGACAGCTCCACCACCTGGTCCTTTAGCATGTTATACACATTGCCCGATATCATCACATCCTTCACCCGGCCGACGATCTTCCCGTTCTCTATCTTGTAGCCCAAAGCTATATTGGCCGAAAAATCCCCAGCTAAAAGGTTGCTCTGCCCGGCCCCCAGAAAATCGTAGACGATGACGCCGGACTTTATGCTCTTTACCATCTCCGCCTGTTTGGCTGTTCCGGGCTTTATCACCAGATTGCTGACGCCCGGCGACGGCAGGCTGTTGAAATCCCGCTGGGCGTGGCCGGTAGACTTCTCTCCCATGATCCCGGCGGTCTGCAGGTCGTAGATGAAGCTTTTCAGCACCCCCTGGTCGAACAGCTTCATTTTGGCGGTGCACACCCCTTCGTCGTCGTATGGCGAGGAGCCCACGGCATATTCATAGCCCGGATCGTCGGTGATGGTTATCTTCTTGCTCAGGATATTCTGGCCGATCTTGCCGGTCAACGGCGAGGCCTTCTTCTGCACCTGCTTGCCGTTGACCCCCATCCCTATGGCCATCCACAGCAGATAGGCGGCGTCGGTGGTGAAGATTACCGGCATCTTGCCGGTGGAAACCGCCGCCGGCTTTTGGGCAGCTTTGTAAAGTTTTACGATCTTACCGGTTATTTTTGAGCCCTCCCGGGCCAGCTGACAGCCGCTTCTACTGTCGCCCACATACAGCAGGCCGTTGGGGGTGACTGCCATCCCGGAGATGCTGTGGGAGAAGACGCTCTTTTGGTAGGAGACATCAAGCCCCTTACTGTTGGCAATGTAGACCTCGGTCAGGCCCTTGCGCAGGGTGACGTCCATCTTCAGCTTGGGAGCTTTCTCCTTTAGGGTGGCGATGTTCTTCTTCCCCTCGGCGATGGCCTGATCGGAAGTATATTTCTCCAGTTTGGGATCGTAAATATTGGCCCGGCGGACGGCGCACTTGCCCGGAAATTCGAAGAAGGCCTTCTGCCCGAACCCGGCGCTGGCCACCGCATTTTCCACCAGCTGGTCCAGCTTGTTCAGGTCGGTGGTGGAGGAGAAGCCTATCCGGCCTTCTTTTATGACCCGCAGGCCCAGCCCGGTGCTCTCCTTGTGCTCCACCGAATGCAGCTTGCCGGTCCTGAACTCCACCGGCATCGACTGCCCGTGAAAGGCTATCACCTCGGCCGACTGAACCCTGCCCCGGCATTTGGACAGGACTGTATCTATGAAATTCTTCATCTATTTGCCTCCGATCACAACGTCTTTTATTCTGATATGCGGCCCGCCGTCCGACACCGGCAGGGGCATCTGCCCGCCCTTGCCGCAGCCCCCCAGTCCCCCGTACAGCTGCAGGTCGTTGCCGATGGCGTCAATATTCTTGAGGGTGGTAAAGACATTCCCGGTCAGGATGACGTCCCGCACCATCGGGCCGATCTTGCCCTTTTTGATCCGGTAGGCCTTCATGGCCGAGAAGGTGAACATCTCGGTCTCGGTCATTCCCCCCAGGGCCGACACCACGTACAGCCCGTCGTCTATCTCGCCGATCATTTGCTCGAACTTATAATTGCGCGGCTCGATATAGGTGCAGCCCATCCGGATGATGGGCTTGAATTGGTAGCTGATGGCCCGGGAGCTTCCGGTGGGCTTCTCGCCCATTATCCCGGCGGTCTCCCGGGAGTGCAGCCGCCCCACCAGCAGGCCGTCCTTCACCAGGTAGTTCTTCCCGGAGGGCACCCCCTCCTCGTCGTAGGCATAGAAACCGCGCTCGCCCAGCAGGGTGGCGTCGTCCAGAATGGTCAGGTCGTTATTGCCGAAACGGGTGCCCAGCTTCATCAGCTTCTGCAGTTCCTTGTTTTGGTAGATCTCGTCGGCCTCGGACAGGTGCCCGAAGGCCTCGTGGGCGAACACCCCGCACATAATGGGGTCTATCACTACGGTGTATTTGCCCGAGGAGACCTTTTCCGCCTTGACCAGGTCCCGGGCGTCGCGCACCGCCTGCTCGGCTTTGTGCTCCTGGCCCAGGGCCGTATTATATCCCCTGGTGTCTCCCACCGAGGCATGGGCCCGCTGGACATTGGCCCCCTCCTTGGCCACCGCGGCAAAGGCCGCCCCGCAGTAGATCCGCTCCTGGGTGATCAAGCTGCCCTCGCTGTTGGCGTAGGTCTGCTTTTTAAAGACATCCTCGTACCTGGTGTTGGAGCTGATGACGCCCGGCGAGTCCATGATCAGGTTATTGTACCGCTCGGTCAGTTCTTTTTTCTGGGCCAGTGATATTTTGCGGGGATCGTCCTTTAAGCTGACCCGGACATGGTCCCGCACCGGCTTGACCTTGGCCAGCTGGGACCGGCCCTTGCCCACCTGTTTGGCCGCCTTACAGGCCTGGGCCACCTTTTGGTCCAGCTGTTCCAGGGAATTGAACGAGGAGAATCCCCAGCCGCCCTTGTGCAGGGCCCGGACATTCCCGCCAAAGGAGTTGTTGACCCCGATGTTCTCCAGTTCGCGCCCCACGTAGTTGACCGAAGTGACGGCCTTCTCCTCCAGCCGTATCTCCAGGTAGTCCACCGTCCCCAGCTCCAGGGCTTTTTTTAAGACATCCTCCATTTAGAACACCTCTTATAATATATTTTTATAATTTATTCTTTTTAACCACCAAGTCACCAAGACACTAATTTAACAAAACCGAAAACAGAAAATCGTTTTGTGCCTTTGTGTCTTTGTGGTTTTGCCTAAAAAAATTAAAACTCAATTCCCCTCCGAGCCGGCACCCCCTGCTGGTAATAATGCTTGATCTCCTTGACCTCCGATACCAGGTCGGCCAGCTTGATGACCTTGGGATGGGCATAGCGCCCGGTGATCACCAGTTCCAGCTTCTGGGGTTTGCTGGAGATCAGGGCCAGTGCCTCATCCAATGGAATTAGATTGAAGTCCATGGCCACGTTCAGCTCATCCAGGATGACGATGTCGTATTTGCCGGAGTCGATGGCCTTGGCCGCAAATGCCAGCCCCTCCCGGGCTCCTTTGATGTCGGCCGGGGCCGGGTTCTTTTTGTCCACAAAGGACGGTCGGCCGAATTGTTTGATGGTGAAGCCCGGCAGTTTTTTAGCGGATTTCAGTTCCCCGTAGTTGACCTTGCCCTTCATGAACTGGATCATCAGGATCTTTTTCTTCTGCCCGGAGGCCCGGCAGGCCAGCCCTAAAGCCGCGGTGGTCTTGCCCTTTCCGTTGCCGGTGTAAACCAGTACCATGCCCTTCATTTGAAAATATCCTTTGTTAATATTACTTCGGTAAATAAATAGCGCAATGTGTCATTCCCGCACTTCATTGCATTCAGCATAAACTCCAGCGGGAATCCAGGCCTGGGTGCCCGTTTTCATGGGCATGACAACAAGGACATTCAACAACGGGTAAGGATTATTAATCTATTTAGTAGCCAGAGTAATAATATCATAATTTGCCGGCTACTGCCACCGTGGCTTTTGCCTTGATGGTGCCGGTGCCAGAATACTCCCCGGCTTCCAGCAGGATTATGTAGATCCCCATGGGGCATTTTCTCCGGGCTTCGTCCCGTCCGTCCCAAGCGTAACAACCTTCCTTGGCCGAACGATAATTGTTCAACAGGTTCCTTACCCGGCGGCCCAGCCGGTCGTAGATGCTGATATTTACTACCGCATCATCCCAGGGCAGTTTATAATTAAGGATGGTATGATCCTCAAGGCCGTCATCATCCGGGGAGAAGGGATTTGGCCCGACGGAGATGCTGGTACTGACGGAAAGATTTTCTTCATATATGCTGTTCCGCTTGCCGGGGGTGGAGCCGAAAGGATCCTTTGACAGGCCCCAGCTGGAGTAGACATTGGACACCAGAAACGGATTTATTTTTTCTAAAGTTTTCCCTTTGCTCTTCCCCCAATCGCTGGTGTACTGAACCATATCCTCCTGACAGCTTCGAAGATCCCGAAGCCTGACCAGATCGCCGTAGTCATTCAGTGACGGCCAGCCGCCACTAGGCTTTATCCGTAAACATTCGGCCAGCGGTTGATTGTCAATAGAAGTCAGTATCAAGTAGCTCCGGGGCACCATTATCCGGCTGAAGGATGTGATCAGGTGGGGTGTTCCCAGATTATCCTCCACCGACCAGCCTTTGATATCCACCGGCCCGGCGGAACGGTTGTAAAGTTCCACCCACTCGGCCAGGCCGCTATTGGGATAATACATGATCTCGTTGATGACCACCGGGCTGCCTATGGTCAACAAAATACTGCGAAAATTATTTGCCGTGTAATTCTCGCTGCTGCAGCTGACCGAGACCGCCAGATTATATTGCCCCTCCTCCAATCCGTATATCTGGGCAACGGCAGTCCTTTGATCGCTTAAAAAATCCCAGGAAATGGTGGCATGCCTTTTTTCCCCGGCATCCCAGACTGAGTCATAATCGGAGTCCTCGAATACTTCGATGACCGGCAGGTAGGCCGTATCCAGTCCCATGTTGTTTATCACGGCATTAAGGGTGATGGTTCGGCCGGGCCGGAGGGTGTCGGGGGAGACGCTGATGCCGGAGACAGCGATATCCACCGGGTAGGGCTGGTTGGTATAGCCCGGAGTGGGACGGACCAGTTCCCTCCAGTCGCTTTTCCGGTTGGAATCCAGGCCATCATAGGTCAGACCCAGCGAGTTGCCGCAAAAGGCGGTATCCAGAAAATCCCCCCGGGTCCAGATGCCGGCAGTGGCGGCGGTTGCCTCGTAGGTCATGCTGTCGTCGCCGTACTCAACAAAATCAACGATGCTGTCCTTGTTGCTGTTGGTGAAAAGGGCGATGGATCCCTTGGTATTTGGCATGTTGCTGGTGGGCGCGGTACCCTCATAGAGGTCAGAGACGGTATTGACGCCAGCCAGCCGGAGATGCAAGACTGCAAAAGATTTTCCTGCCAGCACAAAGCCCTGGGGCACTATGTAATGCGGGGTGCTGGCGCGGCCGCAGTAAATATCGTAACCGGATAAATCCTGCTCGGTTGAATCGGCATTGTAAAGTTCTATCCACTCCAATCCGGTGTCGCCGCGGGGGTCGGCATAATAGCAGAATTCGTTGACCACCACGGCGGCCAGGGAAGGAGTGATGGAAGCTGTAAATACGATAAGTGCGCCGCTCAAAATTACAGAGACCTTATGCAGATTGGTGATTCTCATTTGGTCGTTTGGCATTTTTTAATGAAGTTTTTCCGTACCCGATCGGCTTTTTGATGCTGGCCCATTTGCCGGTAGATATGGCAGATATTCTCGTTCAACACTTCATTATCTGGAAAAATTTTCCTCCCTCGGTTCAAGACCTGCAAAGCTTTGCGGTATTGTTTCATATTATAATATATCAACCCCAGACTGTTTATAGCCGCCAGATGAAAGGGATCCCTGTTTATTATTTCCCGGTAGATCGGAATCGCACTCTCATAATTTCCGGTCTTCAGAAACCCCTGGGCCCTTTCAAACGGTGTTTGTGGAATATCTTCGTACCGCACCAGATCCCCGGTGCGCTCGTATTCATTTTTTACCAGTTGACTGGCAGCATCAGCCGGAGATTTTGTTCCCCTTAATTCCTTCACCTTTTCCAATTCCCTGATTGCGCCGGAGTAATAGCCCTGGTAGGCATAGGCTCTGGCTAGATGGAAATGCCCCGGGGCCCTCCAAGGATCGAAAGGCTGGGAGGCCTCCAGGGCCCATTTAAGACCCTCTATTGCCTGCCGGTTGTCGCTTCCTCCGGGATCCTTTTGGGCCATGGCCTTTTCCAGATGGGCCCGGGACACCTCTATCCTGTCCGAACTGTAGGTGAACTTTAGGATCGGCCAGTTTACAAATAGGATCATCGTTATGATGGTAATAAGTTTTGCTGTCAAAACAGGATATTGCTTTAACCTGAAATTGGTGGCTAGCCTGATTAAGGAATCCCAGGCAAAGACAATCATCACCGGCACTATCGGCAGGCGGTAACGGTCGGCTATAAAAAAAGGCAGCAGGGAGATCAGGTATATGATTAAAAACGATAGATATAATCTCCCGGTCCCGCTGATCCCGTCCTTGATAAGCCAAAATATTCCGGCCAGAGCCAATGGGCCTACGAACCAAAATCCCAGGAAGGCGATATTCAGAATCGGGGCGTATTCCCTTTTAATGAAATAAAAATTAAGATGATTTGGTATCTCGTAAGCGTTGAAGAACAGCCCGATCTTTTTGAGCATCAGCCGGGCTTCCGCCAGCGGCTGAGAGATGATGAATTCCAGGCCCCGGCCGAGCCAGTAGCGGGAGACCTCTGGCGGTTTCAGCTCCCGGCCCGCCTCCTTTTCGGCAATCGCCTTGGAGCTTTGATACAGGTTGGAATTCTCCAGGCCGGAGCTCTCCGGCAACATGAAAACCCCCGGAGCCTCAGGATTATTGCCGATATAAAAATTTATTCCCATGTTCGACCCGGTCAGGGATAGGTCCTTATTATGCAGGGAATTACTTATGGTTACCGGCAGGGCTACTGCCAGCAAGGCGGTTAAAAAGGCTGCGATCAGCCCCAGACTGATCTTTACCGACTGCCGTTTAGAGTATAGGTAAAAAGCTCCGGCCGGGATGAATAGTATCAGGTTAGCCCGGTCCAGGCAGGCCAGTCCCAACAGCAAGCCCGAGGCCATTGCCCATCTGGTTTTCTGCTCCTCCCGGGCCTTGACTAAGAACAGCAATCCGCCGGCCACAGACATTACTGTGATCGATATCATCAGCAGATCGGCATCCAGAAAAACCAAAGGTCCGTAAAAAGCCGCCGTCAATCCTGACAGCAGGGCCGCCGTCCTGTTTTTTGATAATTTCCAGGAGAGATGCCAGACCAAACAGCAGGCCAGGCTGCCGAATATTATCTGGATCAGAGATACGAAAAATAGGCTTTGGTTGGAAACAAGCAGGACGGCCGACATGAAATAGGGATAGAATACCGATCCCAGAAATGGAACTTCAGGGTTAATGATTTTTCCCGATAATATTTCCAAGGCTCTTTGATAATATACCGCAGAATCTCCCAAAGGAAAAATATAAAAAGGCTGGTCCTTAATTTTAAAAAGGTATCCTAGCCGGATGGCAAAAGCCGCCGAAAAAATGACCAGAAAAGGATATTGATCCTTAACTATTTTTTTTATCTTTATTGAAATCATGCTTTTATTTGTAACCACCGCATTGGACATTATTGAAAATCCGGGGTGTATGCCCCGGACTTTTTGCGTGCTTGTTTTTTCCCTTAGTCGGACATCGGCAGGCTTACCGAGAAATGGCTGCCCTTGTCGACGATGCTTTCCACGGCGATGCTGCCGCCGTTGGTCTCGATGATCTCCTTGCAAAGAGACAGCCCGATGCCCGTGCCATGAAGGGTGTGGACCTTTTGGTCGGTGCGGTAGAATTTATCAAAAATATGGGGCAGGTCCTGGGCCGAGATGCCCACTCCGTTATCGATAAAGTTTATCTCCATCTTCCAGAGGCCTTCCTCCAGCCGCCAGCCGCCGGTTTCAACGGTCACGGTGCCGCCCTCATTGGTGAATTTAACGGCATTGTCTAATATCTGGCTGAAGGCAAACCTTAAAGCGTTGATGTCTCCCTTGGCCGGAGAAACGCTCTCCGGGAATTTTTTTATAATTTTAATTTTTTTTTTCTGGGCCTTATGGCTGAGGTCGTTGACCACCATGTTCAGTAGATGCAGGACATCAACCTTTTCCTTCCTCAAGCCTATCTGCCCCGAGCTGGCATAGCGGAAATTCAAAATCGAATCAAGGATGCTTGCCAGTCGTTCGCTCTCGTCCAGCACCACCTTTATAAGCTCGGCATTCTGCTGGTCGGTCTTTTTCGCCTCGTCATACAAAATCTCCGAATAGCCCTTTATCACCGTCAGCGGGGTTCTCAACTCGTGGGATATGTTGGTGACGAACTCGTCCCTTAACTTATTGAAATCCACCGCCGGGCTGGTGGGCATGAAAACCCAGCCCAGGTTCTTTCCCGAATCGTATTTCCAGAGCCGGGAATTAACGGTGATGTCCTTGCCGTCCTTGGCCACGATCGTTTCCTGTTCCCTTTCGGCCTTGTCCTGATCAGCCAGACAGGACTCTATCTTGGCAGATATATCATTCCCGGAGTTCTTGAACACTTTATTCCAGTCTTTGCCCAATATATCCTTGA
This genomic window from Candidatus Edwardsbacteria bacterium contains:
- a CDS encoding PAS domain S-box protein — encoded protein: MLHLLWLLSLPFAAVTIFLPGSLFLKTSALIAAALLGGWGLALFYRQKKQLYALQQAQRECAALKENNQNQQRISGQEVSKLKEIIGSSKKQLEEAGKFEKVLNEQPIGLILADYEGKILFANSGMENITGWTVKDILGKDWNKVFKNSGNDISAKIESCLADQDKAEREQETIVAKDGKDITVNSRLWKYDSGKNLGWVFMPTSPAVDFNKLRDEFVTNISHELRTPLTVIKGYSEILYDEAKKTDQQNAELIKVVLDESERLASILDSILNFRYASSGQIGLRKEKVDVLHLLNMVVNDLSHKAQKKKIKIIKKFPESVSPAKGDINALRFAFSQILDNAVKFTNEGGTVTVETGGWRLEEGLWKMEINFIDNGVGISAQDLPHIFDKFYRTDQKVHTLHGTGIGLSLCKEIIETNGGSIAVESIVDKGSHFSVSLPMSD
- a CDS encoding TldD/PmbA family protein, whose protein sequence is MKNFIDTVLSKCRGRVQSAEVIAFHGQSMPVEFRTGKLHSVEHKESTGLGLRVIKEGRIGFSSTTDLNKLDQLVENAVASAGFGQKAFFEFPGKCAVRRANIYDPKLEKYTSDQAIAEGKKNIATLKEKAPKLKMDVTLRKGLTEVYIANSKGLDVSYQKSVFSHSISGMAVTPNGLLYVGDSRSGCQLAREGSKITGKIVKLYKAAQKPAAVSTGKMPVIFTTDAAYLLWMAIGMGVNGKQVQKKASPLTGKIGQNILSKKITITDDPGYEYAVGSSPYDDEGVCTAKMKLFDQGVLKSFIYDLQTAGIMGEKSTGHAQRDFNSLPSPGVSNLVIKPGTAKQAEMVKSIKSGVIVYDFLGAGQSNLLAGDFSANIALGYKIENGKIVGRVKDVMISGNVYNMLKDQVVELSDDQEMVVSRGSFVTPAVMFKDVNIAGK
- a CDS encoding lamin tail domain-containing protein, yielding MRITNLHKVSVILSGALIVFTASITPSLAAVVVNEFCYYADPRGDTGLEWIELYNADSTEQDLSGYDIYCGRASTPHYIVPQGFVLAGKSFAVLHLRLAGVNTVSDLYEGTAPTSNMPNTKGSIALFTNSNKDSIVDFVEYGDDSMTYEATAATAGIWTRGDFLDTAFCGNSLGLTYDGLDSNRKSDWRELVRPTPGYTNQPYPVDIAVSGISVSPDTLRPGRTITLNAVINNMGLDTAYLPVIEVFEDSDYDSVWDAGEKRHATISWDFLSDQRTAVAQIYGLEEGQYNLAVSVSCSSENYTANNFRSILLTIGSPVVINEIMYYPNSGLAEWVELYNRSAGPVDIKGWSVEDNLGTPHLITSFSRIMVPRSYLILTSIDNQPLAECLRIKPSGGWPSLNDYGDLVRLRDLRSCQEDMVQYTSDWGKSKGKTLEKINPFLVSNVYSSWGLSKDPFGSTPGKRNSIYEENLSVSTSISVGPNPFSPDDDGLEDHTILNYKLPWDDAVVNISIYDRLGRRVRNLLNNYRSAKEGCYAWDGRDEARRKCPMGIYIILLEAGEYSGTGTIKAKATVAVAGKL
- a CDS encoding glycosyltransferase family 39 protein — encoded protein: MISIKIKKIVKDQYPFLVIFSAAFAIRLGYLFKIKDQPFYIFPLGDSAVYYQRALEILSGKIINPEVPFLGSVFYPYFMSAVLLVSNQSLFFVSLIQIIFGSLACCLVWHLSWKLSKNRTAALLSGLTAAFYGPLVFLDADLLMISITVMSVAGGLLFLVKAREEQKTRWAMASGLLLGLACLDRANLILFIPAGAFYLYSKRQSVKISLGLIAAFLTALLAVALPVTISNSLHNKDLSLTGSNMGINFYIGNNPEAPGVFMLPESSGLENSNLYQSSKAIAEKEAGRELKPPEVSRYWLGRGLEFIISQPLAEARLMLKKIGLFFNAYEIPNHLNFYFIKREYAPILNIAFLGFWFVGPLALAGIFWLIKDGISGTGRLYLSFLIIYLISLLPFFIADRYRLPIVPVMIVFAWDSLIRLATNFRLKQYPVLTAKLITIITMILFVNWPILKFTYSSDRIEVSRAHLEKAMAQKDPGGSDNRQAIEGLKWALEASQPFDPWRAPGHFHLARAYAYQGYYSGAIRELEKVKELRGTKSPADAASQLVKNEYERTGDLVRYEDIPQTPFERAQGFLKTGNYESAIPIYREIINRDPFHLAAINSLGLIYYNMKQYRKALQVLNRGRKIFPDNEVLNENICHIYRQMGQHQKADRVRKNFIKKCQTTK
- the cobO gene encoding cob(I)yrinic acid a,c-diamide adenosyltransferase; this encodes MKGMVLVYTGNGKGKTTAALGLACRASGQKKKILMIQFMKGKVNYGELKSAKKLPGFTIKQFGRPSFVDKKNPAPADIKGAREGLAFAAKAIDSGKYDIVILDELNVAMDFNLIPLDEALALISSKPQKLELVITGRYAHPKVIKLADLVSEVKEIKHYYQQGVPARRGIEF
- a CDS encoding TldD/PmbA family protein, which gives rise to MEDVLKKALELGTVDYLEIRLEEKAVTSVNYVGRELENIGVNNSFGGNVRALHKGGWGFSSFNSLEQLDQKVAQACKAAKQVGKGRSQLAKVKPVRDHVRVSLKDDPRKISLAQKKELTERYNNLIMDSPGVISSNTRYEDVFKKQTYANSEGSLITQERIYCGAAFAAVAKEGANVQRAHASVGDTRGYNTALGQEHKAEQAVRDARDLVKAEKVSSGKYTVVIDPIMCGVFAHEAFGHLSEADEIYQNKELQKLMKLGTRFGNNDLTILDDATLLGERGFYAYDEEGVPSGKNYLVKDGLLVGRLHSRETAGIMGEKPTGSSRAISYQFKPIIRMGCTYIEPRNYKFEQMIGEIDDGLYVVSALGGMTETEMFTFSAMKAYRIKKGKIGPMVRDVILTGNVFTTLKNIDAIGNDLQLYGGLGGCGKGGQMPLPVSDGGPHIRIKDVVIGGK